Within Ramlibacter henchirensis, the genomic segment TGGGTGATGACGTTGGTGCCGGTGCCGTCGACGCCGAGCAGGGTGATGGAATCGGTGCCGATCGTGACGACGGTCCCGACGCCTTCGACGACGGCGATGCCGACGTCGCCGAAGTTCTCGGCGGCTATGCCCAGTGCGCTGATGTCGATCCGGTCCTGCCCGCCGGCGACGTCGGCGTCGAAGTCGACGACCTGGTCCTGTCCGAAGGACGGGTGGAACACGAAGGTGTCCACGCCCGCGCCGCCGGTGAGCAGGTCGTCGCCGACACTGCCGTTCAGGACGTCGTTGCCGCTGCCGCCGAGGAGCGTGTCGTTGCCGGCGCCACCGTTCAGCGTGTCATGACCGCCCAACCCGGAGAGCACGTCGTCACCTGCGCCTCCGGTGATGACGTTGGACGCGTTGTTGCCA encodes:
- a CDS encoding calcium-binding protein — protein: GNNASNVITGGAGDDVLSGLGGHDTLNGGAGNDTLLGGSGNDVLNGSVGDDLLTGGAGVDTFVFHPSFGQDQVVDFDADVAGGQDRIDISALGIAAENFGDVGIAVVEGVGTVVTIGTDSITLLGVDGTGTNVITQADFILA